The following proteins are encoded in a genomic region of Channa argus isolate prfri chromosome 3, Channa argus male v1.0, whole genome shotgun sequence:
- the r3hcc1l gene encoding coiled-coil domain-containing protein R3HCC1L isoform X1 translates to MPCYGCVSRATKICFKPNIDVLITNVIMDLENPKEDCAPSQKASTSSSQSKRPSQALYVPKQQQQQPATKEKTHTQAEVKPRPRPRYTDKARKNAKNKKDKAGAAEKTAAVEGNGKNNPDVKEEWIQDGDVVVNGQLDSTNTQPEVTTRLETTSAQEEKLEEESWDTLFNDDGDCLDPHLLEELAIKEGRKKKSIQDPRFDYYNMDRNEDGSEDDIDLRDDELSHIVEIYEFPGDFKTEDLLKLFQCYQQRGFDIKWIDDTHALGLFSSPIAAREALRSKHPLMKLRPLSKSSNATKAKARSCSEYLLPAKERPPTSAALARKLVIGALGVKSTLTKEQREAERKKLQEAREHKRLAAKQREDAWEGN, encoded by the exons ATGCCATGCTACGGTTGCGTCAGTAGAGCGACGAAAATCTGTTTCAAGCCAAATATAG ATGTTTTAATAACAAATGTAATAATGGATTTGGAAAATCCAAAGGAAGACTGTGCACCATCCCAGAAAGCATCCACCTCTTCCTCTCAGTCAAAGAGGCCAAGTCAGGCTCTGTACgttccaaaacaacaacaacaacaacctgcCACCAAAGAGAAAACTCATACTCAGGCAGAGGTTAAACCAAGACCCAGGCCTCGGTACACAGACAAGGCACGAAAGAATGCCAAGAACAAGAAGGACAAggctggagcagcagagaagacGGCAGCTGTTGAAGGAAATGGTAAGAACAATCCTGATGTCAAGGAAGAATGGATACAAGATGGAGACGTGGTGGTAAATGGGCAGCTTGACTCGACCAATACGCAGCCAGAGGTTACCACTCGACTGGAAACAACATCCGCTCAGGAAGAAAAGCTAGAAGAGGAAAGTTGGGACACTCTGTTCAATGATGATGGAGATTGTCTAGATCCACACCTGCTTGAAGAG TTGGCTATTAAGGAAGGTAGAAAGAAGAAGTCAATCCAAGACCCCAGGTTTGATTACTATAACATGGACAGAAATGAGGATGGCAGTGAAGATGATATTGACCTGAGAGACGATGAGCTCTCTCACATTGTGGAGATCTATGAGTTTCCTGGTGATTTTAAGACAGAAGACCTTCTCAAGTTATTTCAGTGCTACCA ACAGAGAGGCTTTGACATTAAGTGGATTGATGACACACATGCCCTGGGCCTCTTCTCAAGTCCCATAGCAG cCCGTGAAGCTCTAAGATCCAAACATCCACTGATGAAGTTGCGACCACTCTCCAAATCCTCTAATGCCACAAAGGCCAAAGCCCGAAGCTGCTCCG AGTACCTCCTGCCTGCCAAAGAGAGACCTCCGACCAGTGCAGCATTGGCTCGCAAGCTTGTGATTGGTGCTCTTGGTGTAAAGAGCACCTTAACAAAGGAGCAGCGTgaggcagagaggaagaaacTTCAGGAAGCAAGAG AACACAAGCGTCTGGCGGCGAAACAGAGGGAAGACGCTTGGGAGGGGAACTGA
- the r3hcc1l gene encoding coiled-coil domain-containing protein R3HCC1L isoform X2 — MDLENPKEDCAPSQKASTSSSQSKRPSQALYVPKQQQQQPATKEKTHTQAEVKPRPRPRYTDKARKNAKNKKDKAGAAEKTAAVEGNGKNNPDVKEEWIQDGDVVVNGQLDSTNTQPEVTTRLETTSAQEEKLEEESWDTLFNDDGDCLDPHLLEELAIKEGRKKKSIQDPRFDYYNMDRNEDGSEDDIDLRDDELSHIVEIYEFPGDFKTEDLLKLFQCYQQRGFDIKWIDDTHALGLFSSPIAAREALRSKHPLMKLRPLSKSSNATKAKARSCSEYLLPAKERPPTSAALARKLVIGALGVKSTLTKEQREAERKKLQEAREHKRLAAKQREDAWEGN; from the exons ATGGATTTGGAAAATCCAAAGGAAGACTGTGCACCATCCCAGAAAGCATCCACCTCTTCCTCTCAGTCAAAGAGGCCAAGTCAGGCTCTGTACgttccaaaacaacaacaacaacaacctgcCACCAAAGAGAAAACTCATACTCAGGCAGAGGTTAAACCAAGACCCAGGCCTCGGTACACAGACAAGGCACGAAAGAATGCCAAGAACAAGAAGGACAAggctggagcagcagagaagacGGCAGCTGTTGAAGGAAATGGTAAGAACAATCCTGATGTCAAGGAAGAATGGATACAAGATGGAGACGTGGTGGTAAATGGGCAGCTTGACTCGACCAATACGCAGCCAGAGGTTACCACTCGACTGGAAACAACATCCGCTCAGGAAGAAAAGCTAGAAGAGGAAAGTTGGGACACTCTGTTCAATGATGATGGAGATTGTCTAGATCCACACCTGCTTGAAGAG TTGGCTATTAAGGAAGGTAGAAAGAAGAAGTCAATCCAAGACCCCAGGTTTGATTACTATAACATGGACAGAAATGAGGATGGCAGTGAAGATGATATTGACCTGAGAGACGATGAGCTCTCTCACATTGTGGAGATCTATGAGTTTCCTGGTGATTTTAAGACAGAAGACCTTCTCAAGTTATTTCAGTGCTACCA ACAGAGAGGCTTTGACATTAAGTGGATTGATGACACACATGCCCTGGGCCTCTTCTCAAGTCCCATAGCAG cCCGTGAAGCTCTAAGATCCAAACATCCACTGATGAAGTTGCGACCACTCTCCAAATCCTCTAATGCCACAAAGGCCAAAGCCCGAAGCTGCTCCG AGTACCTCCTGCCTGCCAAAGAGAGACCTCCGACCAGTGCAGCATTGGCTCGCAAGCTTGTGATTGGTGCTCTTGGTGTAAAGAGCACCTTAACAAAGGAGCAGCGTgaggcagagaggaagaaacTTCAGGAAGCAAGAG AACACAAGCGTCTGGCGGCGAAACAGAGGGAAGACGCTTGGGAGGGGAACTGA
- the crtac1a gene encoding cartilage acidic protein 1a has translation MWGSVLLLLLFGLWHQCHAQSSEPMFQVVTQTMLPPDSLHNPVQLNYGMAVTDVDGDGTFEVVVAGYNGPNLVLKYDPTQNRLLNIAIDDSNSPYYALRDQAGNAIGVTACDVDGDGREEIYFLNTNNAYSGQATYSDKLFKFRNGRFEDLLSDALNVRRGVANRMAGRSVACVDRKGTGLYSIYVANYASGNIGHHALLEMDEAASDVTKGIIALSDVAVEAGVNKLTGGRGVVVGPILSQSRSDVFCDNENGPNFLFKNNGDGTFSDVAKQAGVEDWYQHGRGVALADFNGDGKTDIVYGNWKGPHRLFLQGSDSKFRNIATGGFAAPSPIRTVIAADFDNDKELEVFFNNIAYRGNAPNRLFRVSRRTDADPLIEDLNVGDAAEPQGGGTGGTVTDLDGDGQLDLLLAHGESAQQPISVFKVTQGSSNNWLRVIPRTKFGSFARGAKVRAFTNQSGAHTRIIDGGSGYLCEMEPVAHFGLGNDEVKVLEVSWPDSRTFTRSLQPGEMNSVVEVAYPKEGEMSALASDTECGKGFTVKNGRCADL, from the exons ATGTGGGGTtcagtgctgctgctcctcctgttTGGACTCTGGCATCAGTGCCATGCCCAGAGCTCTGAGCCCATGTTCCAGGTTGTAACACAGACAATGCTTCCTCCTGACAGTCTGCACAATCCAGTGCAACTCAACTATGGGATGGCTGTAACCGATGTGGATGGTGACGGCAcctttgaagtggtggtggcaGG GTACAATGGCCCCAACCTGGTTCTCAAGTACGACCCCACCCAAAACAGGCTGCTAAACATTGCTATTGATGACAGTAACTCTCCATATTATGCATTGAGGGACCAAGCTGGAAATGCTATTGGAGTTACTGCCTGTGATGTAGATGGAGATGGACGTGAGGAAATCTACTTCCTCAACACAAACAATGCCTACTCTG gtCAGGCAACTTATTCAGACAAGCTATTCAAGTTTCGTAACGGCCGCTTTGAAGATCTTCTGAGTGATGCTCTCAATGTCCGCCGTGGTGTTGCTAATCGCATGGCGGGACGTTCTGTAGCATGTGTCGACAGAAAG GGAACAGGCCTTTACTCAATCTATGTGGCCAACTATGCCAGTGGAAACATCGGTCACCATGCTCTCTTAGAAATGGATGAGGCTGCCAGTGATGTGACCAAGGGCATCATCGCTCTGTCGGACGTGGCTGTCGAGGCTGGAGTTAACAAATTAACAG GAGGTCGTGGTGTGGTGGTTGGACCAATCCTGAGTCAGTCAAGGTCAGATGTTTTCTGTGACAATGAAAATGGACCCAACTTCCTCTTCAAGAATAATGGAGACGGGACTTTTTCTGATGTGGCCAAACAAGCAG GTGTTGAGGACTGGTACCAACATGGCAGAGGAGTAGCATTAGCTGACTTCAACGGTGATGGAAAGACAGATATTGTCTATGGCAACTGGAAAGGCCCACACAGGCTTTTTCTGCAGGGCAGTGACTCCAAATTTCGG AATATTGCTACCGGAGGATTTGCTGCCCCCTCCCCTATTCGCACAGTCATCGCTGCAGACTTTGATAATGACAAAGAGCTGGAGGTGTTTTTTAACAATATTGCCTACAGAGGAAACGCCCCTAACAGACTGTTCAG GGTGTCACGGAGAACTGATGCAGATCCTTTGATCGAGGATCTGAATGTGGGGGATGCTGCAGAGCCTCAGGGAGGAGGAACAG GTGGCACTGTGACAGACTTGGATGGGGATGGACAGCTGGACCTTCTGCTGGCACATGGAGAGAGTGCCCAACAGCCAATCTCTGTCTTCAAGGtcacacag GGGTCATCCAATAACTGGCTGCGAGTCATCCCTCGCACCAAGTTTGGCTCATTTGCCCGAGGTGCCAAAGTAAGAGCCTTCACCAATCAGAGTGGAGCTCATACACGCATTATTGATGGAGGCTCCGGCTACCTATGTGAGATGGAGCCTGTTGCACACTTTGGTTTAG GAAACGATGAGGTAAAGGTACTGGAGGTGTCCTGGCCGGACAGCAGGACCTTCACTCGAAGCCTTCAGCCTGGTGAAATGAACTCAGTGGTAGAGGTGGCCTATCCCAAAGAAGGCGAAATGTCAGCGCTTGCCAGTGACACAGAG tgtggcAAAGGCTTCACTGTCAAGAATGGCCGCTGTGCTG ATCTTTGA
- the golga7ba gene encoding golgin A7 family, member Ba, translating to MATEFHNLQELRHSASLANKVFIQRDYSEGTTCKFQTKFPSELESRIERTLFEDTVKTLNNYYAEAEKIGGQSYLEGCLACATAYLIFLCMETRYEKVLKKIAKYIQEQNEKIYAPRGLLITDPIERGMRVIEISIYEDRGSSGSSSGSSSVSGSTAR from the exons ATGGCGACAGAG TTCCATAATCTGCAGGAGCTGAGGCACAGCGCATCTCTGGCCAACAAAGTGTTCATCCAGAGAGACTACAGTGAAGGGACCACCTGCAAGTTTCAGACCAAGTTCCCCTCTGAGCTTGAGAGCAGG ATTGAGCGGACACTGTTTGAGGACACTGTGAAGACACTGAATAACTACTACGCAGAGGCAGAAAAGATTGGAGGACAGTCCTACCTGGAGGGCTGCCTGGCCTGTGCTACAGCTTATCTGATCTTCCTCTGCATGGAGACACGTTATGAGAAG GTGCTGAAGAAGATAGCCAAATATATTCAGGAGCAGAATGAGAAAATCTATGCTCCCAGAGGTCTCCTCATCACAGATCCTATAGAGAGGGGAATGCGTGTT ATAGAGATTTCCATTTATGAGGACCGGGGCTCCAGTGGCTCCAGCTCAGGGAGCAGCTCCGTGTCTGGCAGCACTGCTCGATGA
- the zfyve27 gene encoding protrudin isoform X2: MTSQEPSQGTGERGELVHTLSKENPGSPDASELGSPRCTQAFDLFNMVVSYKRMALFLEPVVDAVELSRFLLGWRMPLCSLLVCIFLNVFFCTVSEVGWFSLGVVAVSAPAALGYLQDRYRGRASEAELQRKCYHAVNRRDLQTVHLTKQEAMLEIKDLLKHLDDMLSSACQSAEAIYKVLYWDNHTKSSRFYGLMITMLCLLYLAPVGWVLAGLNSTIFLWNRDFCRVLLEIKKFFHMGKTNVSEGLCEEKDLGHSLDQTPTPTSLEDLSPGSVEEAEEAEPDDEFKDAIEENSISLQEDDDGPLPAPDYDTISENGLLSRNEPIRSKVSKLTERLRKRYPTTSTGNCSSCSAVFSVLKKRRNCSNCGNSFCSRCCSFKVLRSSMGATAPEAQRETVFVCAACNSSLIKLQ, encoded by the exons ATGACATCCCAGGAGCCCTCACAGGGTACAGGGGAACGAGGGGAGTTGGTACACACATTATCCAAAGAGAATCCAGGGTCTCCTGATGCCTCTGAGTTGGGGAGCCCACGCTGTACACAAGCCTTTGACCTCTTCAACATGGTTGTGTCCTATAAGAGAATGGCTCTGTTTCTCGAACCAGTTGTAGATGCAGTGGAACTAAGCCGCTTCCTGCTTGg ATGGAGGATGCCCCTGTGCTCTCTGCTTGTCTGTATATTCCTTAATGTCTTCTTTTGCACTGTTAGTGAAG TGGGTTGGTTCTCATTGGGTGTGGTGGCAGTGTCAGCACCTGCTGCCCTGGGTTACCTGCAGGACAGGTATCGGGGTAGAGCCTCAGAAGCTGAGCTCCAGAGGAAGTGCTACCATGCTGTGAACCGCAGAGACCTGCAGACAGTGCATCTCACCAAACAAGAGGCCATGCTGGAAATAAAAGACCT GTTAAAGCACCTGGATGACATGCTGTCCTCAGCCTGTCAGTCAGCAGAAGCTATTTACAAAGTCCTGTACTGGGATAACCACACCAAGTCATCAAG GTTCTATGGACTGATGATAACAATGTTGTGTCTGCTCTACCTTGCACCTGTGGGCTGGGTGCTTGCTGGGCTCAACAGCACCATCTTCCTGTGGAACAGAGACTTCTGCAGAG TTTTGTTGGAAATTAAGAAATTCTTCCACATGGGTAAGACCAACGTCTCAGAGGGATTGTGTGAAGAAAAGGATCTAGGTCACTCGCTGGACCAGACTCCCACACCAACTAGCTTGGAG GACCTGTCTCCTGGCAGTGTGGAGGAAGCTGAAGAGGCAGAACCTGATGATGAATTTAAGGATGCCATTGAG gaaAATTCAATTTCCCTGCAG GAAGACGATGATGGGCCTCTTCCAGCTCCAGACTATGACACCATCTCTGAAAATGGTCTCTTGAGCCGCAATGAACCAATACGCAGCAAAGTCTCCAAACTAACAGAGAGACTGCGTAAACGCTACCCCACCACCAGCACAG GCAACTGTTCTAGCTGCAGCGCTGTCTTCTCAGTGTTGAAGAAAAGG AGAAATTGCAGTAACTGTGGCAACAGCTTCTGTTCCCGATGCTGTTCCTTCAAGGTCCTGAGATCTTCCATGGGTGCAACAg ctccggaggcccagagagagactgtgtttgtttgtgctgcctGTAATTCTTCtcttatcaaattacaataa
- the zfyve27 gene encoding protrudin isoform X3, translating into MTSQEPSQGTGERGELVHTLSKENPGSPDASELGSPRCTQAFDLFNMVVSYKRMALFLEPVVDAVELSRFLLGWRMPLCSLLVCIFLNVFFCTVSEVGWFSLGVVAVSAPAALGYLQDRYRGRASEAELQRKCYHAVNRRDLQTVHLTKQEAMLEIKDLLKHLDDMLSSACQSAEAIYKVLYWDNHTKSSRFYGLMITMLCLLYLAPVGWVLAGLNSTIFLWNRDFCRVLLEIKKFFHMGKTNVSEGLCEEKDLGHSLDQTPTPTSLEDLSPGSVEEAEEAEPDDEFKDAIEEDDDGPLPAPDYDTISENGLLSRNEPIRSKVSKLTERLRKRYPTTSTGNCSSCSAVFSVLKKRRNCSNCGNSFCSRCCSFKVLRSSMGATAPEAQRETVFVCAACNSSLIKLQ; encoded by the exons ATGACATCCCAGGAGCCCTCACAGGGTACAGGGGAACGAGGGGAGTTGGTACACACATTATCCAAAGAGAATCCAGGGTCTCCTGATGCCTCTGAGTTGGGGAGCCCACGCTGTACACAAGCCTTTGACCTCTTCAACATGGTTGTGTCCTATAAGAGAATGGCTCTGTTTCTCGAACCAGTTGTAGATGCAGTGGAACTAAGCCGCTTCCTGCTTGg ATGGAGGATGCCCCTGTGCTCTCTGCTTGTCTGTATATTCCTTAATGTCTTCTTTTGCACTGTTAGTGAAG TGGGTTGGTTCTCATTGGGTGTGGTGGCAGTGTCAGCACCTGCTGCCCTGGGTTACCTGCAGGACAGGTATCGGGGTAGAGCCTCAGAAGCTGAGCTCCAGAGGAAGTGCTACCATGCTGTGAACCGCAGAGACCTGCAGACAGTGCATCTCACCAAACAAGAGGCCATGCTGGAAATAAAAGACCT GTTAAAGCACCTGGATGACATGCTGTCCTCAGCCTGTCAGTCAGCAGAAGCTATTTACAAAGTCCTGTACTGGGATAACCACACCAAGTCATCAAG GTTCTATGGACTGATGATAACAATGTTGTGTCTGCTCTACCTTGCACCTGTGGGCTGGGTGCTTGCTGGGCTCAACAGCACCATCTTCCTGTGGAACAGAGACTTCTGCAGAG TTTTGTTGGAAATTAAGAAATTCTTCCACATGGGTAAGACCAACGTCTCAGAGGGATTGTGTGAAGAAAAGGATCTAGGTCACTCGCTGGACCAGACTCCCACACCAACTAGCTTGGAG GACCTGTCTCCTGGCAGTGTGGAGGAAGCTGAAGAGGCAGAACCTGATGATGAATTTAAGGATGCCATTGAG GAAGACGATGATGGGCCTCTTCCAGCTCCAGACTATGACACCATCTCTGAAAATGGTCTCTTGAGCCGCAATGAACCAATACGCAGCAAAGTCTCCAAACTAACAGAGAGACTGCGTAAACGCTACCCCACCACCAGCACAG GCAACTGTTCTAGCTGCAGCGCTGTCTTCTCAGTGTTGAAGAAAAGG AGAAATTGCAGTAACTGTGGCAACAGCTTCTGTTCCCGATGCTGTTCCTTCAAGGTCCTGAGATCTTCCATGGGTGCAACAg ctccggaggcccagagagagactgtgtttgtttgtgctgcctGTAATTCTTCtcttatcaaattacaataa
- the zfyve27 gene encoding protrudin isoform X1, which translates to MTSQEPSQGTGERGELVHTLSKENPGSPDASELGSPRCTQAFDLFNMVVSYKRMALFLEPVVDAVELSRFLLGWRMPLCSLLVCIFLNVFFCTVSEVGWFSLGVVAVSAPAALGYLQDRYRGRASEAELQRKCYHAVNRRDLQTVHLTKQEAMLEIKDLLKHLDDMLSSACQSAEAIYKVLYWDNHTKSSRFYGLMITMLCLLYLAPVGWVLAGLNSTIFLWNRDFCRVLLEIKKFFHMGKTNVSEGLCEEKDLGHSLDQTPTPTSLEDLSPGSVEEAEEAEPDDEFKDAIEENSISLQETPLVLVEDDDGPLPAPDYDTISENGLLSRNEPIRSKVSKLTERLRKRYPTTSTGNCSSCSAVFSVLKKRRNCSNCGNSFCSRCCSFKVLRSSMGATAPEAQRETVFVCAACNSSLIKLQ; encoded by the exons ATGACATCCCAGGAGCCCTCACAGGGTACAGGGGAACGAGGGGAGTTGGTACACACATTATCCAAAGAGAATCCAGGGTCTCCTGATGCCTCTGAGTTGGGGAGCCCACGCTGTACACAAGCCTTTGACCTCTTCAACATGGTTGTGTCCTATAAGAGAATGGCTCTGTTTCTCGAACCAGTTGTAGATGCAGTGGAACTAAGCCGCTTCCTGCTTGg ATGGAGGATGCCCCTGTGCTCTCTGCTTGTCTGTATATTCCTTAATGTCTTCTTTTGCACTGTTAGTGAAG TGGGTTGGTTCTCATTGGGTGTGGTGGCAGTGTCAGCACCTGCTGCCCTGGGTTACCTGCAGGACAGGTATCGGGGTAGAGCCTCAGAAGCTGAGCTCCAGAGGAAGTGCTACCATGCTGTGAACCGCAGAGACCTGCAGACAGTGCATCTCACCAAACAAGAGGCCATGCTGGAAATAAAAGACCT GTTAAAGCACCTGGATGACATGCTGTCCTCAGCCTGTCAGTCAGCAGAAGCTATTTACAAAGTCCTGTACTGGGATAACCACACCAAGTCATCAAG GTTCTATGGACTGATGATAACAATGTTGTGTCTGCTCTACCTTGCACCTGTGGGCTGGGTGCTTGCTGGGCTCAACAGCACCATCTTCCTGTGGAACAGAGACTTCTGCAGAG TTTTGTTGGAAATTAAGAAATTCTTCCACATGGGTAAGACCAACGTCTCAGAGGGATTGTGTGAAGAAAAGGATCTAGGTCACTCGCTGGACCAGACTCCCACACCAACTAGCTTGGAG GACCTGTCTCCTGGCAGTGTGGAGGAAGCTGAAGAGGCAGAACCTGATGATGAATTTAAGGATGCCATTGAG gaaAATTCAATTTCCCTGCAG GAAACTCCTTTGGTCCTAGTG GAAGACGATGATGGGCCTCTTCCAGCTCCAGACTATGACACCATCTCTGAAAATGGTCTCTTGAGCCGCAATGAACCAATACGCAGCAAAGTCTCCAAACTAACAGAGAGACTGCGTAAACGCTACCCCACCACCAGCACAG GCAACTGTTCTAGCTGCAGCGCTGTCTTCTCAGTGTTGAAGAAAAGG AGAAATTGCAGTAACTGTGGCAACAGCTTCTGTTCCCGATGCTGTTCCTTCAAGGTCCTGAGATCTTCCATGGGTGCAACAg ctccggaggcccagagagagactgtgtttgtttgtgctgcctGTAATTCTTCtcttatcaaattacaataa
- the LOC137123728 gene encoding uncharacterized protein gives MKSQLTGTKPAGAALSLQEELVAAIHGAFEVAVEIAVREVKKLVGQATGDNYEEMRRENESLRQRLQRAEAMLSSARKEGGGGSAPPKQLFSAAEHTADPPVPTYNQISPNAKVGIVHSKTGGKGQTVFASNTCAQRHPDPQDTLVSTNGQRSGHVVTPKSDSDAVLEPEKAQNIDVPQDISRVCVVKVERISKPCHDPADHHSPQPSSTDNKQTFEPTTVKQEMPDAESCLDSIKMEDLTPECLSGVQSTMLEEWKPKVPDIQSQDPNSELSCTRLTEAQPSNITTGIPLLELPPLTSQLSISQPAEPVPISEAPPPVYGVHVRIRRNNPHTMSNYYVCKSCNQTFPLPSLWRRHYGQCQQKHQQPLGGSNRSRLQLYPPGCSPFRCTECNREFNRMENLKTHLRIHTGERPYTCSVCSKCFRHSGALTRHFRIHTGEKPYVCGQCGKSFRNCGGLRLHQRSHSKPLQ, from the exons ATGAAGTCGCAGCTGACCGGGACCAAACCAGCAGGAGCTGCGCTTTCTTTGCAAGAAGAGCTGGTTGCAGCCATACATGGAGCGTTTGAGGTGGCTGTGGAGATCGCAGTTCGAGAGGTGAAAAAGCTGGTTGGTCAGGCAACAGGAGACAACTATGAAGAGATGCGCCGAGAGAACGAGTCCCTTAGACAAAGACTGCAGAGGGCTGAAGCTATGTTGAGCTCTGCGCGCAAGGAGGGAGGAGGTGGCAGCGCTCCGCCAAAGCAACTCTTCAGTGCTGCAGAACACACAGCTGACCCGCCTGTCCCTACTTACAATCAAATAAGCCCCAATGCTAAGGTGGGCATTGTGCACAGTAAGACAGGGGGGAAAGGACAAACAGTATTTGCAAGTAACACCTGTGCGCAGCGGCATCCAGATCCCCAAGATACACTCGTGAGCACAAATGGGCAGAGATCAGGCCACGTTGTGACGCCAAAGTCTGACAGTGATGCTGTTTTAGAGccagaaaaagcacaaaatattg ACGTCCCTCAAGATATTTCCAGGGTCTGTGTTGTAAAGGTAGAAAGAATTAGCAAGCCATGTCACGACCCAGCAGACCACCACTCACCTCAACCATCCAGCACTGACAACAAGCAAACGTTTGAACCAACTACTGTAAAGCAGGAGATGCCAGACGCAGAAAGCTGTTTGGACTCTATCAAAATGGAGGATTTAACTCCAGAGTGTTTGTCTGGGGTTCAGTCCACAATGTTGGAGGAGTGGAAACCAAAAGTGCCTGATATTCAGAGCCAAGACCCAAACAGCGAACTGTCCTGTACCAGACTGACAGAGG CTCAACCTTCAAACATAACTACAGGTATTCCACTACTAGAGCTTCCACCTCTCACCTCTCAGCTCTCCATTTCCCAGCCGGCAGAACCAGTGCCCATATCCGAGGCCCCTCCACCAGTTTATGGAGTCCATGTCCGGATCAGGCGCAACAACCCCCACACAATGAGCAACTATTACGTTTGCAAGTCCTGCAACCAGACCTTCCCCCTGCCCAGCTTGTGGCGGCGACACTATGGCCAGTGCCAGCAGAAGCACCAGCAGCCCCTAGGGGGAAGCAATAGGTCTAGACTGCAGCTTTACCCACCAGGCTGCAGCCCTTTCCGCTGCACAGAGTGCAACCGTGAGTTCAATCGCATGGAGAACCTCAAGACACACCTTCGCATCCACACAGGAGAAAGACCATACACCTGCTCAGTGTGTTCAAAGTGTTTCCGTCACTCAGGGGCACTAACCAGGCACTTCCGTATCCACACTGGAGAGAAGCCTTACGTCTGTGGACAGTGTGGAAAGTCATTCAGAAACTGCGGGGGGCTCAGACTCCACCAGCGTTCACACAGCAAGCCCCTACAGTGA